The following are from one region of the Chloracidobacterium sp. genome:
- a CDS encoding OmpA family protein, with translation MKVTITLVIIFLLLISGVSAFGQTDLSRRTTAITYPLNERVFVQFRGTTRFPRMKGEATIRRTSRNGSEIDLSVSKMPRPFELGAGYATYVLWAISPEGQVDNLGEIKRRGFFEFDSKISVTTKLQTFALIITAEPHFLVRRPSQEIMLENLNPTTLTGRPITTVPAVQYFGNSSDFFRDARTPEIAELDYSRTPSTILQAKQSIALARFAGAERDAAEDLREAETLLKNSEDAWKAGRKEDEVDITARRAISTAVKAESTAYARAEAREKRNEQTRTDAEMRQVEDRLRDAQNEISELKQLLASETRNRELSERDVVNYNQQIRELRAENGRLREELGRLQVESANTKSRLEAFENERRAADEQKKRDERLAAIQAAEPAFMRSLRQFGAVSKSERGIILTLPESYWASTRESDFAPNIDKRLGSLSELLSNHSDYRITIESHTDNQGETQVLDMLTQQRSRAIAMRLNAYGIQSERIEARGMGASLPIAPNTTNANRAKNRRVQVILAPSI, from the coding sequence CGAAAGGGTGTTTGTGCAGTTTCGCGGCACGACGCGATTTCCGCGAATGAAAGGCGAGGCGACGATCCGGCGGACGTCGCGGAACGGGAGCGAGATCGACCTGTCGGTTTCAAAAATGCCGCGGCCGTTCGAACTTGGTGCGGGCTATGCGACCTATGTGTTGTGGGCGATCTCGCCCGAAGGACAGGTTGATAATCTCGGCGAAATAAAGCGTCGCGGATTTTTTGAATTCGATTCAAAGATCAGCGTCACAACAAAGCTGCAGACCTTTGCGCTGATCATCACGGCCGAACCGCACTTTCTTGTCCGGCGTCCGAGTCAGGAAATAATGCTCGAAAACCTCAATCCGACCACCTTGACCGGAAGGCCGATCACGACGGTTCCGGCGGTGCAGTATTTCGGAAATTCAAGCGACTTTTTTCGCGACGCACGTACACCCGAGATCGCCGAGCTCGATTATTCCCGAACACCTTCGACGATACTCCAAGCGAAGCAGAGCATAGCGTTGGCTCGATTTGCCGGTGCGGAACGCGATGCTGCCGAAGATCTTCGCGAAGCCGAGACCCTGTTGAAGAATTCGGAAGATGCGTGGAAAGCGGGCCGCAAAGAAGATGAGGTCGATATTACCGCAAGGCGTGCGATAAGTACTGCCGTGAAGGCAGAATCGACTGCCTACGCGAGGGCCGAAGCGCGCGAAAAACGCAATGAGCAGACGCGGACAGATGCCGAGATGCGTCAGGTCGAAGATCGGCTCCGCGATGCGCAAAATGAGATCTCCGAGCTCAAGCAGCTTCTTGCAAGCGAGACGCGGAATCGCGAACTCTCTGAGCGTGACGTCGTCAACTACAATCAGCAGATCCGCGAACTGCGTGCTGAGAATGGCCGGCTTCGCGAAGAGTTAGGAAGACTTCAGGTCGAATCGGCCAACACCAAGTCTCGTCTCGAGGCATTTGAGAATGAGCGCCGTGCCGCCGATGAGCAAAAGAAACGCGACGAGCGGCTTGCAGCCATACAGGCAGCCGAACCCGCTTTCATGCGGTCGTTACGCCAGTTCGGTGCCGTCTCGAAAAGCGAACGCGGGATCATTTTGACATTGCCTGAGTCGTATTGGGCATCAACGCGAGAATCTGATTTCGCCCCGAACATCGATAAGCGGCTTGGTTCCTTAAGCGAACTGCTTTCGAACCATTCCGATTATCGGATCACGATCGAATCGCACACCGACAACCAGGGTGAGACACAGGTTCTGGACATGCTCACGCAACAGCGTTCGCGAGCCATCGCAATGCGTTTGAACGCTTATGGGATTCAGAGTGAACGGATCGAAGCTCGTGGAATGGGAGCAAGTCTGCCGATCGCACCAAATACGACGAACGCGAACAGGGCTAAGAACCGAAGGGTTCAGGTGATACTCGCTCCGTCGATCTAA
- a CDS encoding ATP-binding cassette domain-containing protein, whose amino-acid sequence MPLRIDNVSKRFGTKWVLRDVDLEADRGFVIGVFGPKGCGKTTVLRIIAGLESSNSGSIEMDGVAISELRSKGGVEFIPTIPVSGFWHKALGNRTGDTVDITARQADLLKNALTSDVELLLLDDVFCFFDGRSKREMIADLRREIRSRNKIALIAMNSFEDIFAACDTVAIVANGTVAQAGDPIQVYEGPANRAVAEIFGLNNLFAARRLTSSKAELPEFQTRNGDHRLFARKTDRSALGSLNQDVTLAIRPEHISISFGASFPEDNLLKATITEVQCHGPTTIVHLDSDGLKLQALVLRLVGLKIGDECMVGLPPDRLTVLRS is encoded by the coding sequence ATGCCACTCAGGATCGACAATGTTTCCAAGCGGTTTGGAACGAAATGGGTCCTCAGGGACGTTGATCTTGAGGCCGACCGCGGCTTCGTGATCGGCGTTTTTGGCCCGAAAGGCTGTGGAAAGACGACCGTTCTGCGAATTATCGCAGGACTGGAAAGCTCGAACAGCGGATCGATCGAAATGGATGGCGTCGCGATTAGTGAGCTCAGATCGAAGGGCGGGGTCGAGTTTATCCCGACAATACCGGTAAGCGGGTTTTGGCACAAAGCTCTTGGCAATCGAACTGGCGATACCGTCGACATCACGGCCAGACAGGCTGACCTGCTGAAGAATGCCCTCACCAGTGATGTTGAACTTCTGCTGTTGGACGACGTCTTTTGTTTTTTTGACGGACGGTCAAAACGAGAAATGATCGCCGACCTGCGACGCGAGATAAGATCCCGGAACAAGATCGCGTTGATCGCGATGAACAGTTTTGAAGATATCTTCGCGGCGTGTGATACGGTTGCCATCGTGGCGAATGGAACTGTTGCTCAGGCCGGAGATCCGATTCAGGTCTATGAAGGGCCGGCGAACCGAGCTGTAGCCGAGATATTCGGCCTAAACAATTTGTTTGCCGCAAGACGCCTCACATCAAGTAAAGCAGAGCTTCCGGAATTTCAAACGCGGAACGGGGATCACAGGCTGTTTGCCCGAAAAACGGATAGGTCGGCTCTAGGTTCACTGAATCAGGACGTCACCTTGGCGATCAGGCCCGAACACATTTCGATCTCATTCGGAGCCTCGTTCCCCGAAGACAACCTCTTGAAGGCGACGATCACTGAGGTCCAATGCCATGGCCCAACCACAATCGTCCATCTCGACTCAGACGGCCTCAAGCTGCAAGCTCTCGTCCTTCGACTCGTTGGGCTAAAGATCGGCGACGAATGCATGGTCGGTCTTCCACCCGACCGATTGACCGTGCTCCGTTCTTAG
- a CDS encoding VWA domain-containing protein, with protein sequence MKPISITSIVCIVFAAFFAAASVPAQGVIIPIVCDVRPCRPPRPIPRPQPLPNVLPVKSIKLDTKINGQVATTHVEQVFRNDTNFTLEGTYFFPIPESASIVEFSIWENGKKLVGEVRSREEARRIYDQIVRQQRDPGLLEYAGKDLFQASIFPIPPNSDKKLELTYTQVLKAESGTVSYRYPLGTGRNLWRNQGLGNETRPGNMPPQKFGTVSGKIEITGKDALRNIYSPSHSIDVKQKGDRSASVSFETNSNDNDLQLFFGISNEDFGLTLLTYREPGKDGYFLLMVSPRDDVSEREVVAKDIVFVLDTSGSMADAGKMDKARSALMFGIKTLRDVDRFNVINFAGEEHLMERELIRADAAGKKRGEDFVSKLRPTGGTNINDSVIASLKQFQKSERPKMLVFMTDGLPTVGETNADKIIANLKAAKNIDVRIFPFGFGYDVNTALLDKLGTENGGISDYVQPKEDLEVKVSNFFARVSSPVLSDLELDLGPVETEAVYPRKLGDLFKGMQLVVIGRYKNDSDLRNAALILKGRSGKDARSFAYNDLDFPARATENDFLPRLWASRRVGWLVEEIRINGETKELRDEVVDLGTRFGLVTPYTSYLAIDGTMANAPRDSAQLTTLLRAAPAKVMERSGSGAVQMSVQQNAAKANVSIASDDSKSEQERVIVKNSTTNQYVANKNFFNQNNVWTDADYSPNAKLKEVTVRFGSEEYFDLVHKDAELARYFALGEEVVVVFRNTVFRVTK encoded by the coding sequence ATGAAACCGATAAGTATCACAAGTATTGTCTGCATTGTATTCGCCGCATTTTTTGCCGCGGCATCCGTTCCTGCACAGGGTGTCATAATTCCGATCGTCTGCGACGTCCGTCCGTGCCGTCCGCCGCGGCCGATACCGAGGCCGCAGCCGCTGCCGAATGTCCTGCCGGTCAAATCGATCAAGCTCGATACAAAGATCAACGGACAGGTTGCCACGACCCATGTTGAACAGGTCTTTCGCAATGATACTAACTTCACACTTGAGGGAACATATTTCTTTCCGATCCCGGAGTCGGCTTCGATCGTTGAATTCTCTATCTGGGAAAATGGAAAGAAGCTCGTCGGTGAGGTCCGAAGCCGCGAGGAAGCTCGACGCATCTACGATCAAATAGTGCGACAGCAGCGCGATCCCGGCCTATTGGAATATGCGGGCAAGGACCTTTTCCAGGCCTCGATATTCCCGATCCCGCCAAATTCTGACAAAAAGCTTGAACTGACGTACACCCAGGTCCTGAAAGCCGAATCGGGAACGGTGTCATATCGGTACCCGCTCGGAACAGGCCGCAATCTGTGGCGCAACCAGGGTCTCGGAAACGAAACGCGGCCAGGCAATATGCCGCCGCAGAAATTCGGAACCGTCTCGGGCAAGATCGAGATAACGGGTAAAGATGCCCTGCGCAATATCTATTCCCCATCACATTCGATCGACGTGAAACAAAAAGGTGACCGATCGGCATCGGTGTCATTCGAGACAAACAGCAACGACAACGATCTGCAGCTCTTTTTCGGGATCTCAAATGAAGATTTCGGACTGACGCTGCTTACCTATCGTGAACCGGGCAAAGACGGCTATTTTCTGCTTATGGTTTCCCCGCGCGACGATGTCTCGGAAAGGGAAGTCGTCGCAAAGGACATCGTCTTTGTCCTCGACACAAGCGGCTCGATGGCTGATGCGGGCAAGATGGACAAAGCCAGATCGGCGTTGATGTTCGGCATCAAGACCCTTCGCGACGTCGATCGATTCAACGTGATCAATTTCGCCGGTGAGGAACATTTGATGGAGCGCGAATTGATCAGAGCTGATGCAGCCGGAAAGAAACGCGGCGAAGATTTCGTTTCTAAACTAAGGCCGACAGGCGGCACTAATATCAATGATTCGGTCATCGCATCGCTTAAACAGTTTCAGAAAAGCGAACGCCCAAAAATGCTCGTCTTCATGACGGACGGTCTCCCGACCGTCGGCGAAACGAACGCTGACAAAATAATCGCTAATCTGAAAGCAGCAAAGAACATCGATGTTCGGATCTTTCCATTCGGTTTCGGGTACGACGTAAACACTGCTCTGCTCGATAAGCTCGGCACCGAAAATGGTGGTATTTCAGACTACGTTCAGCCTAAAGAGGATCTTGAGGTAAAGGTCTCGAACTTCTTCGCCCGAGTTAGTTCTCCGGTACTCTCTGACCTCGAACTCGACCTTGGTCCGGTCGAGACGGAAGCGGTATATCCGCGAAAGCTCGGCGATCTCTTTAAGGGAATGCAGCTGGTGGTCATCGGCAGATACAAAAACGACTCGGACCTTCGAAACGCGGCTCTGATTCTAAAGGGCCGTTCAGGAAAGGACGCCCGGAGTTTCGCTTACAATGACCTCGATTTTCCGGCCCGTGCCACTGAGAACGACTTTTTGCCGCGGCTTTGGGCAAGTCGCCGGGTCGGTTGGCTGGTCGAAGAGATCCGCATCAACGGCGAGACCAAGGAACTGAGAGATGAGGTCGTCGACCTGGGAACGCGTTTCGGCCTCGTAACGCCATATACCTCGTATCTGGCGATCGACGGTACAATGGCCAATGCTCCTCGCGATTCGGCTCAGCTGACGACGCTGCTCAGGGCCGCTCCGGCAAAGGTAATGGAGCGCAGCGGCTCCGGGGCCGTTCAGATGAGTGTTCAGCAAAATGCCGCGAAGGCTAATGTCTCGATAGCTTCCGATGATTCGAAGTCCGAGCAAGAGCGTGTCATCGTGAAAAACTCGACGACGAACCAGTATGTCGCCAACAAGAATTTCTTCAACCAAAACAATGTTTGGACTGACGCGGATTACTCGCCCAATGCCAAACTGAAGGAAGTCACGGTACGGTTCGGAAGCGAGGAGTACTTCGACCTCGTGCACAAAGATGCCGAGCTTGCCCGATACTTTGCTCTTGGTGAGGAAGTGGTCGTGGTCTTCAGGAATACGGTTTTTCGGGTTACGAAGTAA
- a CDS encoding carboxypeptidase regulatory-like domain-containing protein: MGNLPFARAFAIMVVVLSLSILAIAQGTTSRVVGVVNDTSGAAVAGATVTLTNELTNASLTTVTNNSGGYVFDLIQAGNYTVSVEKEGFKKYVSAKNTVLINQPATVNVRLEVGDVSAIVSVEGAAEQVQTSSSGNLGGTIEQRTIESLPIVGTRGRNPLDILNFQPGVANGANTGGGVHVNGSRDRSFNFTLDGIDINESTAGGSNFTPLRPNPDSIQEFQVVTSGFTAELGRSSGAQVTFVTRSGSNNFRGSVFEYYQTKGAMARSYAANVNGTAKENFIQHIFGGSFSGPLFNPGFGEGTKPFDLLRDRAFFFVNLQILRASDTVLQTRTVYTPTARQGIFRWVRGGVNGTGSVDASGNPVQPACSVTITTNCIDSYNVAAGTLISLDPLLMGYINQMPAPNSYSATGDGLNIAGFLFNSPQTEKQYDFVSKFDFKLNDANNFYVRYAQGEQNTFGDAANGGRPRFPNAPNYVDTERTPKNLAVNWRWSGSSKFVNEFILGYSQFGFKFLTPEPDPNYAFIFNLPTDINTNFSYNARSFRTWQFVDNMTFDFSPHVIKAGANIRLGTSTDDRSSVGGGAIELAFNFSRTVNSNFNFPGGTPLPTGAAVINSADRTRLENMINDMLGRVGTITQAYVNDPANPSQFAAPGTRYLFDANHPELDFYVQDTWRLRPNFILDLGVRWEIRLAPSAAGGRPILVPNRSVVLGAAPANNISWTEGQLFDDNYGLFLPTVGFAWDPFSDGKTSIRLNYRKASDRFSTFLFSSFIFQSTPGNTALGSNTAFGQSGGLLRNGLPSVAPTSSPTQLRTPPTFSTNAITVIDPDIKFPAIHNWSLSFQRELFGGNVLEVNYIGKKATNLFGAYNSNQVDINGTLPGTGETFLQAFNSIRASTSYNSPLINLLLGGNVANNAGTALFRTLNATAITQGSVATLALAASQRLCLAADVTAGRCTSANLNQQLVAVHGNGSFFQRFSQYTGGLNVVDSNDFSFYNGLEVIFKRRMRSGISFQLGYTYALSKDTRSFDPVFTAVSGGTAQSSANTPLNNFDRKANYAWSDFDRRHSLLGTYVFELPFGSGKKLRADNAVLNYMISGWQLAGTVRVTSGRPFTVFSGTNTVSQTSGSYANCNNCPRDLGGLVQGNFENTANPLLRNWWFNPQERGLFSQPNPGEPGNTGRNYFIGPKYTETDISLSRNFRIREHLSFDIRVDAKNLTNTPNFAFPTAVMPAGFTQSGYGTSIFGRINADVTNGARRVQFSGKLNF, translated from the coding sequence ATGGGCAATCTACCTTTCGCGAGAGCATTTGCAATCATGGTTGTAGTGCTTTCTTTGAGTATCCTTGCTATTGCGCAGGGTACGACGTCGCGCGTCGTTGGTGTAGTAAACGACACCTCGGGGGCAGCAGTCGCCGGGGCGACGGTCACGCTTACGAATGAATTAACGAACGCTAGCCTGACAACTGTCACCAATAACAGCGGCGGCTACGTTTTTGATCTTATTCAGGCCGGTAATTATACGGTCTCGGTTGAAAAGGAAGGGTTCAAGAAGTATGTGTCCGCCAAGAATACTGTCTTGATCAATCAGCCGGCAACGGTGAACGTCCGGCTTGAGGTCGGTGACGTTTCAGCTATCGTATCGGTCGAAGGAGCAGCAGAGCAGGTCCAGACCAGCAGTTCTGGAAACCTTGGCGGAACGATCGAACAGCGGACGATCGAGAGCCTTCCGATCGTCGGAACCCGCGGCCGTAATCCTCTCGATATCCTCAATTTTCAGCCTGGTGTTGCCAACGGTGCAAATACCGGAGGCGGCGTTCACGTCAATGGATCGCGCGATCGGTCATTCAATTTCACCCTTGACGGCATCGATATCAACGAATCAACGGCAGGCGGCTCGAATTTTACTCCTCTTCGGCCAAATCCGGATTCGATCCAGGAATTTCAGGTCGTCACCAGCGGCTTTACGGCCGAATTGGGACGCAGCAGCGGCGCCCAGGTCACGTTCGTAACCCGATCCGGTTCCAACAATTTCCGCGGCAGTGTTTTTGAGTACTATCAGACCAAAGGCGCTATGGCTCGAAGCTACGCAGCAAATGTAAACGGAACCGCAAAGGAAAATTTCATTCAGCATATCTTTGGCGGCAGCTTTAGCGGCCCGCTGTTCAATCCGGGGTTTGGCGAAGGAACCAAGCCTTTTGATCTGCTCCGTGACCGTGCATTCTTTTTTGTCAATCTGCAGATCCTGCGCGCTTCGGATACGGTCCTGCAAACCAGGACCGTTTACACGCCGACCGCTCGTCAGGGAATTTTCCGATGGGTCCGCGGAGGTGTGAATGGAACAGGGTCTGTCGATGCAAGCGGAAATCCGGTTCAGCCTGCCTGCAGCGTCACGATCACCACAAATTGTATCGATTCATATAATGTCGCGGCAGGAACCTTGATCTCGCTCGACCCGCTTCTGATGGGCTACATCAACCAGATGCCGGCCCCGAACAGTTATAGTGCGACCGGCGATGGGCTAAACATCGCGGGATTTTTGTTCAATTCGCCGCAGACCGAGAAGCAGTACGATTTTGTATCGAAATTCGATTTCAAGCTTAACGACGCGAACAACTTCTATGTCCGGTACGCCCAGGGCGAACAGAACACCTTTGGCGATGCGGCGAATGGCGGACGCCCTCGATTCCCGAACGCTCCGAATTACGTCGACACCGAAAGAACGCCGAAAAATCTAGCCGTTAACTGGCGCTGGTCCGGCTCGTCCAAATTCGTTAACGAGTTCATCCTGGGTTACAGCCAGTTTGGATTTAAGTTCCTCACGCCCGAACCCGATCCGAACTACGCGTTCATCTTCAATCTCCCGACCGATATCAATACGAACTTCAGCTACAACGCTCGAAGTTTCCGCACGTGGCAGTTCGTCGACAACATGACGTTCGATTTTTCGCCGCATGTCATCAAGGCTGGTGCAAACATCCGGCTTGGAACGAGCACGGATGACCGTTCAAGCGTTGGCGGCGGAGCGATCGAACTCGCTTTCAACTTTTCACGAACAGTAAATAGCAATTTCAATTTCCCGGGCGGGACGCCATTGCCAACCGGAGCTGCAGTTATCAACTCGGCCGACAGAACGCGTCTTGAGAATATGATCAACGATATGCTCGGCCGCGTTGGGACGATCACGCAGGCTTACGTGAACGATCCGGCCAATCCATCCCAATTTGCAGCGCCGGGGACACGGTATTTGTTCGATGCAAATCATCCGGAACTGGACTTCTACGTACAGGACACCTGGCGTTTGCGCCCGAACTTCATTCTTGACCTCGGCGTTCGATGGGAGATCCGGCTTGCCCCGAGTGCTGCGGGCGGGCGTCCGATCCTAGTTCCCAATCGGTCTGTCGTTCTCGGTGCTGCTCCGGCGAACAACATTTCGTGGACCGAGGGTCAGCTATTTGATGACAACTACGGCCTGTTCCTTCCAACGGTGGGCTTTGCCTGGGATCCGTTCAGTGACGGCAAGACGTCGATCAGGTTGAATTATCGAAAGGCGTCCGACCGCTTTTCAACATTCCTATTCAGTTCGTTCATTTTCCAAAGCACTCCGGGCAACACCGCACTTGGTTCGAATACGGCGTTCGGACAGAGCGGCGGACTGCTTCGAAATGGGTTGCCGTCCGTTGCTCCGACCTCATCGCCGACGCAGCTTCGGACGCCTCCTACGTTCAGCACGAACGCGATAACGGTCATCGATCCGGATATCAAATTCCCGGCGATCCACAACTGGAGCCTTAGCTTCCAGCGTGAACTCTTCGGCGGGAATGTGCTTGAGGTCAACTACATCGGAAAGAAGGCGACAAATCTATTTGGTGCATATAATTCCAATCAGGTCGACATCAACGGAACCTTGCCGGGAACCGGCGAGACGTTCTTGCAGGCATTCAATTCGATTCGGGCCAGTACGTCCTACAACAGCCCGTTGATCAACCTGCTGTTGGGCGGGAATGTTGCGAACAATGCAGGAACGGCCCTGTTCCGGACGCTGAACGCCACTGCGATCACGCAGGGGAGCGTCGCGACGTTGGCTCTCGCCGCATCGCAGCGTTTATGTCTTGCAGCGGATGTGACGGCGGGCCGTTGTACGAGTGCTAACCTCAACCAACAGTTGGTCGCGGTTCACGGCAATGGTTCATTCTTCCAGCGGTTCTCACAGTACACCGGCGGATTGAACGTCGTTGACAGCAATGATTTCTCGTTCTACAACGGGCTTGAGGTCATCTTCAAACGCCGCATGAGAAGCGGGATCAGCTTCCAACTCGGTTACACATACGCATTGTCGAAAGACACAAGGTCGTTCGACCCCGTGTTTACGGCCGTTTCGGGCGGAACAGCACAGTCGTCTGCAAATACACCGCTTAACAATTTCGACCGTAAGGCAAATTATGCGTGGTCTGACTTTGACCGGCGTCATTCGCTGCTCGGCACTTATGTGTTCGAACTCCCGTTCGGAAGCGGCAAGAAGCTCAGAGCCGATAACGCAGTCTTGAACTACATGATCAGCGGCTGGCAGCTGGCCGGAACCGTTCGTGTGACCTCCGGACGACCGTTCACCGTGTTTTCGGGAACGAACACCGTTAGCCAAACGAGCGGATCGTACGCGAACTGCAACAACTGTCCGCGAGACCTCGGCGGCCTTGTTCAAGGTAATTTCGAGAACACGGCTAATCCGCTGCTTCGGAATTGGTGGTTCAATCCGCAGGAGCGAGGGTTGTTCTCACAACCGAATCCAGGCGAGCCGGGCAACACGGGCCGAAATTACTTTATCGGTCCGAAATACACGGAAACGGACATATCGCTTTCGCGTAACTTCCGTATTCGCGAGCATCTCAGCTTTGATATACGTGTTGATGCCAAAAATCTGACGAATACGCCGAATTTTGCATTTCCGACGGCGGTCATGCCGGCCGGATTCACGCAATCGGGTTATGGGACGAGCATTTTTGGACGCATCAACGCCGATGTGACCAATGGCGCACGTCGCGTTCAGTTCTCCGGAAAGTTGAATTTTTAG
- a CDS encoding S41 family peptidase: MILAAILLAGTPAAAAAQSPEDAPVSDLPVVEPFKLSPGSSFSAANGGDGWTRPQPNAKKYEMIVDDLREALEIIEKNRLVSKKDGSGRLVRSAIESMLHSLDPHSNFYDASEFAELIGEHQNEYFGTGSTITNYLVNGLRETFIIAVAPNTPASAAGLRFGDRIVAVDGVKVPGLSSMRVREMVRGRLGTIVKITVERAASGLIETIAIKRDRVPQLTVPNAFVVGDGVGYIEMSVGFSFGTPGELDKALSDLRLRGITSLILDLRGNTGGIVDSAAAVADRFLPDGALIATQRGRYPIDERIWRSTNKSPIKMPMVVLVDGDTASAAEIVAGAMQDNDRALIAGTKTFGKGLVQNVLELSNGAGLTLTAARYYTPAGRSIQRDYSDGSMYDYFSQTHRADLIDRSVTAVKTLTDRTVYGGDGIAPDIDLGATQLTRDQAQLIDPLFFFVRDLINDRADGKNRVENIRQRFIFGENVVDDKILADLAIFLDRQYGRQQFADLAEREGQFVRSQLRYDLALATFGLEMAGRQQVMDDLLVKLAIENIGRSDRLATEAARAFEIRRAKEKRSLSKLPNELR; encoded by the coding sequence ATGATCTTAGCCGCAATTTTGCTAGCCGGTACGCCAGCAGCTGCAGCCGCTCAGTCGCCCGAAGATGCCCCCGTATCGGATCTTCCGGTCGTTGAACCATTCAAACTATCACCCGGATCGAGTTTTTCTGCGGCAAATGGCGGCGATGGTTGGACAAGGCCTCAGCCCAACGCAAAGAAATATGAAATGATCGTCGACGATCTGCGCGAGGCACTGGAGATAATCGAAAAGAACCGCCTCGTATCAAAAAAAGACGGCAGCGGGAGGCTGGTAAGATCGGCGATCGAATCAATGCTGCACTCCCTCGACCCTCATTCGAATTTCTACGACGCATCCGAATTTGCCGAGCTCATCGGCGAGCACCAGAACGAATATTTCGGCACAGGCTCGACCATCACGAATTATCTGGTCAACGGCTTGCGCGAGACGTTCATCATTGCCGTTGCGCCGAACACGCCGGCATCGGCCGCCGGCCTAAGGTTTGGCGACAGGATCGTCGCCGTCGATGGCGTAAAGGTCCCGGGCCTGTCTTCGATGCGTGTTCGCGAAATGGTCCGGGGCAGACTCGGCACCATCGTAAAGATCACCGTCGAAAGGGCTGCGAGCGGCTTGATCGAGACCATAGCGATAAAAAGAGACCGTGTTCCGCAATTGACCGTTCCGAACGCGTTCGTTGTTGGGGACGGTGTTGGATATATCGAGATGAGCGTCGGCTTCAGCTTCGGAACGCCGGGGGAACTCGACAAAGCCCTAAGCGATCTGAGGCTCCGCGGTATCACTTCATTGATACTTGACCTGAGGGGAAACACAGGCGGTATCGTCGATTCGGCTGCGGCCGTGGCCGATCGCTTTCTTCCTGACGGAGCTCTGATCGCAACGCAACGCGGCAGGTATCCGATCGACGAGCGGATATGGCGTTCGACAAACAAGTCGCCGATCAAGATGCCGATGGTGGTGCTGGTCGATGGCGATACGGCTTCGGCTGCCGAGATCGTGGCAGGGGCGATGCAGGATAACGACCGAGCCCTGATCGCCGGGACAAAGACCTTCGGCAAAGGCCTTGTACAGAATGTCCTGGAACTCAGCAACGGTGCAGGATTGACGCTTACCGCCGCTCGTTACTACACACCTGCCGGACGTTCGATACAGCGTGACTACTCAGACGGCAGCATGTATGACTACTTCTCGCAAACGCATCGAGCTGATCTGATAGATCGATCTGTGACCGCCGTCAAAACGCTCACCGACCGAACGGTATATGGAGGCGATGGCATTGCTCCTGATATAGATCTTGGAGCGACTCAGCTGACGCGCGACCAGGCTCAATTGATCGACCCGTTGTTCTTTTTTGTCCGTGACCTGATCAACGATCGTGCAGACGGCAAGAACCGCGTCGAGAATATACGTCAACGCTTCATTTTTGGTGAGAACGTAGTCGACGACAAGATACTAGCGGATCTGGCCATCTTTCTCGATCGTCAGTACGGACGGCAGCAGTTTGCCGATCTGGCAGAACGGGAAGGCCAGTTCGTCAGGTCGCAATTGCGGTATGATCTCGCTCTTGCGACCTTCGGTCTGGAAATGGCCGGCCGGCAGCAGGTGATGGACGACCTTCTGGTCAAACTCGCGATCGAGAACATCGGCCGATCGGATCGACTTGCAACCGAGGCGGCACGAGCATTTGAGATACGACGCGCTAAAGAAAAACGCTCGTTGAGCAAATTGCCCAACGAGCTAAGGTAG